A region of the Pukyongiella litopenaei genome:
GCTCAACGATAGATGTTTCCGTGACGATCCCATAAAGGATCATGGGGATTGACGGTGGAATGATGACACCAAGAGTGCCACCCGTTGCGAGGGCGCCAAGTGCAAACCCTTTCGAGTACCCGTCTTTCACCAGCGCCGGGTAAGCGATCGAACCGACAGCAATCAGAGTCACCGCAGACGATCCCGAGATGGCTGCAAATACCGCGCAGGTTAGGATAGTCGCCAGCGCCATGCCGCCCGGCACCGGCGCCGTGATCGCGCGCATCACCCGTATCAGGCGTGCGGCGATAGCCCCCTTACCCATGACTGAGCCGCAGAGCAAAAAGAGCGGAATTGACAGAAGAACTTCCTTGTCGATGGCGCCCCACATGTCCTCGATGATGTAGACAAGTTCTCCATCACCCCAGAACCAGTGAACATAAGCACCGACCGCCAACAGAATAGCCGCGATGTTTACCCGAAGCGAAAGCGCCCCCAAAATCAGCGCGATCAAACCAATAGAATATGTCATTCCAACGCCTCCTCGGGACGAAGTTCCGGATCAAGAGCAAAGATCAAGTAGCGCAGTGCAGTTGAGAAAAACGCGTAAGGTACAATGATCTGGATGTACCAAAGCGGAATTTTGATTACCCTGGCAAGATCGCCATATTCGATGGCTTCGAGCATGAACTGAGCGCCAATGATTGCGAAACTTCCAAAAATCAGCGCCATAAGAACCGAACCGATGCGTTCGGCCAGTTTGGCTTTGACTTCTGGAATGACCCAATCCATAAAGTGCGGACGCAGATGTCGCCCTCGCGACGCGGCCAGACCAAGGCCCAGAAAGCCGATCACGATCATCAGATAGACCGAAATACGTTGTGCACCCCAGATTGAACCAAAGCCGAACTCACGCATGGCCACGTCAACCAGAAGTAACCCTGCGATGACAATATATGCCGAAACCGAGACAGCGGCTTCTACCGCAAAGAGTATCGACAAAACGCGTTTATTGACCCCCATTTTCCCCTCCCAAAATGTTTGCCAGAGAACCACATCAAACCGAAATATGACCCCAATCTACCCGTAGGTGAGCCACCGAACGCAATTTGACTTGGTGTTTGGACGCAGGATGACCAGATCAGGCCAGTCACCCTGTAATTCTAAAGGAAGCTGCAGCAGCCTGTCATTCACCGCATGCTTCTTTTGCGGCAAGGACTTTCGGCCACATTTCTTCGGCTTCGGCGCCCAACTGTTTGACCATAGTCGGCCAGTTGGGCTCGACTTTGGCCTTCCATGCCGCACGCTCTTCGTCTGTCAGGCGATGAACACTACCGCCCCCTTCTTCATGCTTGCCGATCAAGAATGCATCTACACCGGCAACCCCTTTGCG
Encoded here:
- a CDS encoding TRAP transporter small permease — translated: MGVNKRVLSILFAVEAAVSVSAYIVIAGLLLVDVAMREFGFGSIWGAQRISVYLMIVIGFLGLGLAASRGRHLRPHFMDWVIPEVKAKLAERIGSVLMALIFGSFAIIGAQFMLEAIEYGDLARVIKIPLWYIQIIVPYAFFSTALRYLIFALDPELRPEEALE